The following coding sequences are from one Nicotiana tomentosiformis chromosome 3, ASM39032v3, whole genome shotgun sequence window:
- the LOC138908623 gene encoding uncharacterized protein — protein MIIGGVDVPQGPMLKRTKVSIMREKWTRDYVPKGTLFFNDEDAEGIVKPHNDALVISVLINKSRVKRVLIDPGSSSNIIRSRVVEQLGLHDQIVPAVRVLNGFNMACETTKGEISLPVNTAETIQEIKLCVIEGDIRYNALFGRPWIHNMRAVPSTLHQVLKFPTLGGIKIVYGEQPTTNKIFTVNEVISVSTPLTSKGLGLVARDETK, from the coding sequence atgatcatcggtggggtcgacgttccccaggggccgatgttaaagcgcaccaaagtgtccatcatgagggaaaaatggactcgagattacgtACCAAAAGGAACATTGTTTTTCAACGATGAGGATGCTGAAGGCATCGTAAagccccacaacgatgcactggtaatatctgtactcataaataaatctcgagttaagcgtgtgttaattgatccaggtagctcgtcTAATATCATTagatcaagggtcgtggaacaactaggTCTACATGACCAAATTGTGCCTGCAGTcagggttctaaacggattcaacatggcatgtgagaccactaaaggggagatatcATTACCGGTGAATACCGCCGAAACTATTCAGGAAATAAAGTTGTgcgtgatcgaaggagatataAGGTATAATGCtctgttcgggagaccatggattcacaacatgagggcagtaccctcgacgttgcaccaggtgctgaaattcccGACACTAGGAGGGATTAAAAtagtttacggagaacaaccgaccACAAATAAGATATTCACGGTCAACGAGGTGATCTCGGTATCCACACCTTTGACATCGAAGGGTCTAGGTCTGGTGGCCAGAGatgaaaccaaatag